Proteins from a genomic interval of Heteronotia binoei isolate CCM8104 ecotype False Entrance Well chromosome 5, APGP_CSIRO_Hbin_v1, whole genome shotgun sequence:
- the BRPF1 gene encoding peregrin isoform X1, whose protein sequence is MGVDFDVKTFCHNLRATKPPYECPVGTCRKIYKSYSGIEYHLYHYDHDNPPPPQSTPLRKHKKKGRQSRTANKQSPSPSETSQSPGREIMTYAQAQRMVEVDLHGRVHRISIFDNLDVVSEDDEAPEEAPENNSNKENTETPSVAPKAGKHKNKEKRKDSNHHHHSASAGNTPKLPEAVYRELDQDTPDAPPRPTSYYRYIEKSAEELDEEVEYDMDEEDYIWLDIMNERRKTEGVTPIPQEVFEYLMDRLEKESYFESHNKGDPNALVDEDAVCCICNDGECQNSNVILFCDMCNLAVHQECYGVPYIPEGQWLCRRCLQSPSRAVDCALCPNKGGAFKQTDDGRWAHVVCALWIPEVCFANTVFLEPIDSIEHIPPARWKLTCYICKQRGSGACIQCHKANCYTAFHVTCAQQAGLYMKMEPVRETGANGTSFSVRKTAYCDIHTPPGSVRRLPALSHSEGEEEEEEEEEDGKGWSSEKVKKAKAKSRIKMKKARKILAEKRAAAPVVSVPCIPPHRLSKITNRLTIQRKSQFMQRLHSYWTLKRQSRNGVPLLRRLQTHLQSHRNCEQGRPAPPPPVSKTEQTLMFPQRDNTEDKNWALKEQLKSWQRLRHDLERARLLVELIRKREKLKRETIKIQQVALEMQLTPFLILLRRTLEQLQEKDTGNIFSQPVPLSEVTELYEVPDYLDHIKKPMDFYTMKQKLEGYRYLNLDEFEEDFNLIVSNCLKYNAKDTIFYRAAVRLREQGGAVLRQARRQAEKMGIDFETGMHFPMAGEEAPPRSTENGCVFLDLDEERLLLSENQKHLPLEDQLSLLLEHLSEVSTGKQSMGRCRRAKMIKKEITALRRKLAHRETGRDGHGERLTRIILPSHNPCEKDTQTDSAAEESSSQETGKGLGPNSSSTPAHEVGRRTSVLFSKKNPKTAGPPKRPGRPPKNRDSQLVAGHGNSPVGPPQLPIMGGSQRQRKRVRSPRPSSSSDSDSDKSAEDAPIDLAANGFSSSNQRESFLVYRNDYSLPRSSSDSESSSTSSSSAASDRTSTTPSKQGRGKPSFSRVNFPEDSSEDTSGTENESYSVGTGRGVGHGMVRKSISRSAGWLSEDEDSPLDALDLVWAKCRGYPSYPALIIDPKMPREGMFHHGVPIPVPPLEVLKLGEQMTQEAREHLYLVLFFDNKRTWQWLPRTKLVPLGVNQDLDKEKMLEGRKSNIRKSVQIAYHRAMQHRNKVQGEQSSDSSESD, encoded by the exons ATGGGGGTGGACTTTGATGTGAAGACGTTCTGCCACAACTTGCGGGCGACCAAGCCGCCGTATGAGTGTCCTGTGGGGACCTGCCGGAAGATCTACAAGAGCTACAGTGGAATTGAGTACCACCTGTACCACTATGACCATGACAACCCGCCACCCCCACAGAGCACCCCTCTGCGCAAGCACAAGAAGAAAGGCAGACAGAGCCGCACCGCCAATAAGCAATCGCCCAGCCCCTCAGAGACCTCCCAGTCCCCGGGACGTGAGATCATGACCTACGCACAAGCGCAGCGCATGGTAGAGGTGGACCTGCATGGCCGCGTGCACCGCATCAGCATCTTTGACAACCTGGATGTGGTGTCAGAAGATGATGAGGCCCCCGAGGAGGCCCCTGAGAACAATAGCAATAAAGAGAACACGGAAACCCCATCAGTAGCTCCCAAAGCCGGCAAGCACAAGAACAAAGAGAAACGCAAGGACTCTAATCACCACCACCACAGTGCCTCGGCTGGCAATACGCCCAAGCTGCCAGAGGCTGTGTACCGCGAGCTGGACCAGGACACACCTGATGCGCCCCCTCGGCCCACCTCTTACTACAG ATACATTGAGAAGTCAGCCGAGGAGCTGGATGAGGAGGTGGAGTACGATATGGATGAGGAAGATTACATTTGGCTGGACATCATGAACGAGCGCCGGAAGACGGAAGGGGTGACCCCCATCCCCCAGGAAGTCTTTGAGTACTTGATGGACCGGTTAGAGAAGGAGTCctactttgagagccacaacaagGGCGACCCCAATGCGTTGGTGGACGAGGACGCTGTCTGCTGCATCTGCAACGATGGCGAATGCCAGAACAGCAATGTTATCCTCTTCTGCGACATGTGCAACTTGGCCGTGCACCAGGAGTGCTATGGCGTCCCTTACATCCCCGAGGGCCAGTGGTTATGCCGCCGCTGCCTACAGTCGCCTTCCAGGGCCGTGGACTGTGCTCTGTGCCCTAACAAAGGGGGTGCTTTTAAACAGACGGACGATGGGCGTTGGGCCCACGTAGTGTGCGCCCTCTGGATTCCAGAGGTGTGCTTTGCGAATACGGTGTTCCTGGAGCCCATCGACAGCATAGAACACATCCCCCCGGCCCGCTGGAAGCTGACCTGCTACATCTGCAAGCAGCGCGGCTCTGGGGCTTGTATCCAGTGCCACAAGGCAAACTGCTACACGGCGTTCCACGTCACCTGCGCCCAGCAGGCCGGGCTGTACATGAAAATGGAGCCGGTTCGGGAGACAGGAGCCAACGGCACCTCCTTCAGTGTCCGTAAGACTGCTTACTGTGACATCCACACGCCGCCAGGCTCTGTGCGGCGCCTGCCTGCCCTCTCGCACagtgaaggggaggaggaagaggaggaggaggaggaagatgggaaGGGCTGGAGCTCTGAGAAGGTGAAAAAGGCCAAGGCCAAGTCCCGGATTAAAATGAAGAAGGCAAGGAAGATTCTGGCGGAGAAGAGAGCAGCCGCTCCTGTAGTGTCCGTACCCTGCATCCCTCCCCACCG GCTCAGCAAGATCACCAACCGCCTGACCATCCAGAGGAAGAGCCAGTTCATGCAGCGGCTGCACAGCTACTGGACCCTCAAGAGGCAGTCCCGCAACGGGGTCCCCCTGCTGCGCCGGCTCCAAACGCACCTCCAGTCGCACCGGAACTGCGAGCAAGGGAgaccagcccctccccctcccgtgTCCAAAACGGAGCAG ACTCTGATGTTCCCGCAGCGAGACAACACAGAGGATAAGAACTGGGCCCTGAAAGAGCAGCTGAAATCCTGGCAGCGCCTCCGCCACGATCTGGAACGAGCGCGCTTGCTGGTGGAGTTAATTCGCAAGCGGGAGAAGCTCAAGAGAGAGACG ATCAAAATCCAGCAGGTGGCGCTCGAGATGCAGTTGACCCCCTTCCTCATCCTCCTGCGCCGGACCCTCGAGCAGCTCCAGGAGAAGGACACGGGCAACATCTTCAGCCAGCCGGTCCCGCTGTCTGAGGTAACAGAACTCTACGAA GTCCCTGACTACCTGGACCACATAAAGAAGCCAATGGACTTCTACAccatgaagcagaagctggaggGCTATCGCTACCTGAATCTGGACGAATTTGAGGAGGACTTCAACCTGATCGTCAGCAACTGCCTGAAGTACAACGCCAAAGACACCATCTTCTACCGGGCCGCCGTCCGGTTGCGGGAGCAAGGTGGGGCCGTGTTGCGGCAGGCCCGCCGGCAAGCAGAGAAGATGGGCATCGATTTTGAGACGGGCATGCACTTCCCCATGGCTGGGGAGGAGGCACCTCCGCGGAGCACTGAGAACg GCTGTGTGTTCCTTGACCTAGACGAGGAGCGGCTGCTGTTGTCCGAGAACCAGAAGCACTTGCCCCTGGAAGACCAGCTAAGCCTCCTCCTGGAGCATCTGTCGGAGGTGAGCACTGGGAAGCAGAGTATGGGCCGCTGTCGCCGAGCCAAGATGATCAAGAAGGAGATCACGGCGTTGCGGCGCAAGCTGGCGCATCGGGAGACAGGGAGAGATGGCCATGGGGAGAGATTGACCCGCATCATTCTGCCGAGCCACAATCCGTGTGAGAAGGACACTCAGACTGACAGCGCTGCAGAGGAGAGTAGCAGCCAGGAAACTGGCAAAG GCCTCGGCCCCAACTCCTCTTCTACCCCAGCACACGAAGTTGGCAGGAGGACGTCGGTGCTCTTCTCCAAGAAGAACCCCAAGACGGCCGGGCCCCCGAAGCGTCCTGGGCGGCCACCCAAGAACCGTGACAGCCAGCTGGTTGCAGGCCATGGGAACAGCCCCGTGGGACCCCCTCAGCTACCGATCATGGGGGGCTCCCAGCGTCAGCGCAAGAGGGTGAGGAGCCCACGCCCCAGCTCCAGCTCGGATAGTGACAGCGACAAATCGGCAGAGGATGCCCCGATTG ACTTGGCAGCCAATGGCTTCAGCAGTAGCAATCAGCGTGAGAGCTTCCTAGTCTACCGCAACGACTACAGCCTCCCACGCAGCAGCTCCGattcagagtccagcagcaccagcagTAGCAGTGCCGCCTCTGACCGCACCAG CACAACTCCCTCCAAACAAGGCAGGGGGAAGCCTTCTTTCTCTCGGGTGAATTTCCCAGAGGACAGCAGCGAGGACACATCAGGAACAGAAAATGAGTCCTACTCAGTGGGAACTGGCCGAGGCGTGGGCCATGGCA TGGTGCGGAAGAGCATCAGCCGATCAGCCGGCTGGCTGTCCGAAGACGAAGACTCTCCTCTGGATGCTCTGGACCTGGTGTGGGCCAAGTGCCGAGGTTACCCGTCTTACCCAGCACTG
- the BRPF1 gene encoding peregrin isoform X2, whose amino-acid sequence MGVDFDVKTFCHNLRATKPPYECPVGTCRKIYKSYSGIEYHLYHYDHDNPPPPQSTPLRKHKKKGRQSRTANKQSPSPSETSQSPGREIMTYAQAQRMVEVDLHGRVHRISIFDNLDVVSEDDEAPEEAPENNSNKENTETPSVAPKAGKHKNKEKRKDSNHHHHSASAGNTPKLPEAVYRELDQDTPDAPPRPTSYYRYIEKSAEELDEEVEYDMDEEDYIWLDIMNERRKTEGVTPIPQEVFEYLMDRLEKESYFESHNKGDPNALVDEDAVCCICNDGECQNSNVILFCDMCNLAVHQECYGVPYIPEGQWLCRRCLQSPSRAVDCALCPNKGGAFKQTDDGRWAHVVCALWIPEVCFANTVFLEPIDSIEHIPPARWKLTCYICKQRGSGACIQCHKANCYTAFHVTCAQQAGLYMKMEPVRETGANGTSFSVRKTAYCDIHTPPGSVRRLPALSHSEGEEEEEEEEEDGKGWSSEKVKKAKAKSRIKMKKARKILAEKRAAAPVVSVPCIPPHRLSKITNRLTIQRKSQFMQRLHSYWTLKRQSRNGVPLLRRLQTHLQSHRNCEQGRPAPPPPVSKTEQTLMFPQRDNTEDKNWALKEQLKSWQRLRHDLERARLLVELIRKREKLKRETIKIQQVALEMQLTPFLILLRRTLEQLQEKDTGNIFSQPVPLSEVTELYEVPDYLDHIKKPMDFYTMKQKLEGYRYLNLDEFEEDFNLIVSNCLKYNAKDTIFYRAAVRLREQGGAVLRQARRQAEKMGIDFETGMHFPMAGEEAPPRSTENDEERLLLSENQKHLPLEDQLSLLLEHLSEVSTGKQSMGRCRRAKMIKKEITALRRKLAHRETGRDGHGERLTRIILPSHNPCEKDTQTDSAAEESSSQETGKGLGPNSSSTPAHEVGRRTSVLFSKKNPKTAGPPKRPGRPPKNRDSQLVAGHGNSPVGPPQLPIMGGSQRQRKRVRSPRPSSSSDSDSDKSAEDAPIDLAANGFSSSNQRESFLVYRNDYSLPRSSSDSESSSTSSSSAASDRTSTTPSKQGRGKPSFSRVNFPEDSSEDTSGTENESYSVGTGRGVGHGMVRKSISRSAGWLSEDEDSPLDALDLVWAKCRGYPSYPALIIDPKMPREGMFHHGVPIPVPPLEVLKLGEQMTQEAREHLYLVLFFDNKRTWQWLPRTKLVPLGVNQDLDKEKMLEGRKSNIRKSVQIAYHRAMQHRNKVQGEQSSDSSESD is encoded by the exons ATGGGGGTGGACTTTGATGTGAAGACGTTCTGCCACAACTTGCGGGCGACCAAGCCGCCGTATGAGTGTCCTGTGGGGACCTGCCGGAAGATCTACAAGAGCTACAGTGGAATTGAGTACCACCTGTACCACTATGACCATGACAACCCGCCACCCCCACAGAGCACCCCTCTGCGCAAGCACAAGAAGAAAGGCAGACAGAGCCGCACCGCCAATAAGCAATCGCCCAGCCCCTCAGAGACCTCCCAGTCCCCGGGACGTGAGATCATGACCTACGCACAAGCGCAGCGCATGGTAGAGGTGGACCTGCATGGCCGCGTGCACCGCATCAGCATCTTTGACAACCTGGATGTGGTGTCAGAAGATGATGAGGCCCCCGAGGAGGCCCCTGAGAACAATAGCAATAAAGAGAACACGGAAACCCCATCAGTAGCTCCCAAAGCCGGCAAGCACAAGAACAAAGAGAAACGCAAGGACTCTAATCACCACCACCACAGTGCCTCGGCTGGCAATACGCCCAAGCTGCCAGAGGCTGTGTACCGCGAGCTGGACCAGGACACACCTGATGCGCCCCCTCGGCCCACCTCTTACTACAG ATACATTGAGAAGTCAGCCGAGGAGCTGGATGAGGAGGTGGAGTACGATATGGATGAGGAAGATTACATTTGGCTGGACATCATGAACGAGCGCCGGAAGACGGAAGGGGTGACCCCCATCCCCCAGGAAGTCTTTGAGTACTTGATGGACCGGTTAGAGAAGGAGTCctactttgagagccacaacaagGGCGACCCCAATGCGTTGGTGGACGAGGACGCTGTCTGCTGCATCTGCAACGATGGCGAATGCCAGAACAGCAATGTTATCCTCTTCTGCGACATGTGCAACTTGGCCGTGCACCAGGAGTGCTATGGCGTCCCTTACATCCCCGAGGGCCAGTGGTTATGCCGCCGCTGCCTACAGTCGCCTTCCAGGGCCGTGGACTGTGCTCTGTGCCCTAACAAAGGGGGTGCTTTTAAACAGACGGACGATGGGCGTTGGGCCCACGTAGTGTGCGCCCTCTGGATTCCAGAGGTGTGCTTTGCGAATACGGTGTTCCTGGAGCCCATCGACAGCATAGAACACATCCCCCCGGCCCGCTGGAAGCTGACCTGCTACATCTGCAAGCAGCGCGGCTCTGGGGCTTGTATCCAGTGCCACAAGGCAAACTGCTACACGGCGTTCCACGTCACCTGCGCCCAGCAGGCCGGGCTGTACATGAAAATGGAGCCGGTTCGGGAGACAGGAGCCAACGGCACCTCCTTCAGTGTCCGTAAGACTGCTTACTGTGACATCCACACGCCGCCAGGCTCTGTGCGGCGCCTGCCTGCCCTCTCGCACagtgaaggggaggaggaagaggaggaggaggaggaagatgggaaGGGCTGGAGCTCTGAGAAGGTGAAAAAGGCCAAGGCCAAGTCCCGGATTAAAATGAAGAAGGCAAGGAAGATTCTGGCGGAGAAGAGAGCAGCCGCTCCTGTAGTGTCCGTACCCTGCATCCCTCCCCACCG GCTCAGCAAGATCACCAACCGCCTGACCATCCAGAGGAAGAGCCAGTTCATGCAGCGGCTGCACAGCTACTGGACCCTCAAGAGGCAGTCCCGCAACGGGGTCCCCCTGCTGCGCCGGCTCCAAACGCACCTCCAGTCGCACCGGAACTGCGAGCAAGGGAgaccagcccctccccctcccgtgTCCAAAACGGAGCAG ACTCTGATGTTCCCGCAGCGAGACAACACAGAGGATAAGAACTGGGCCCTGAAAGAGCAGCTGAAATCCTGGCAGCGCCTCCGCCACGATCTGGAACGAGCGCGCTTGCTGGTGGAGTTAATTCGCAAGCGGGAGAAGCTCAAGAGAGAGACG ATCAAAATCCAGCAGGTGGCGCTCGAGATGCAGTTGACCCCCTTCCTCATCCTCCTGCGCCGGACCCTCGAGCAGCTCCAGGAGAAGGACACGGGCAACATCTTCAGCCAGCCGGTCCCGCTGTCTGAGGTAACAGAACTCTACGAA GTCCCTGACTACCTGGACCACATAAAGAAGCCAATGGACTTCTACAccatgaagcagaagctggaggGCTATCGCTACCTGAATCTGGACGAATTTGAGGAGGACTTCAACCTGATCGTCAGCAACTGCCTGAAGTACAACGCCAAAGACACCATCTTCTACCGGGCCGCCGTCCGGTTGCGGGAGCAAGGTGGGGCCGTGTTGCGGCAGGCCCGCCGGCAAGCAGAGAAGATGGGCATCGATTTTGAGACGGGCATGCACTTCCCCATGGCTGGGGAGGAGGCACCTCCGCGGAGCACTGAGAACg ACGAGGAGCGGCTGCTGTTGTCCGAGAACCAGAAGCACTTGCCCCTGGAAGACCAGCTAAGCCTCCTCCTGGAGCATCTGTCGGAGGTGAGCACTGGGAAGCAGAGTATGGGCCGCTGTCGCCGAGCCAAGATGATCAAGAAGGAGATCACGGCGTTGCGGCGCAAGCTGGCGCATCGGGAGACAGGGAGAGATGGCCATGGGGAGAGATTGACCCGCATCATTCTGCCGAGCCACAATCCGTGTGAGAAGGACACTCAGACTGACAGCGCTGCAGAGGAGAGTAGCAGCCAGGAAACTGGCAAAG GCCTCGGCCCCAACTCCTCTTCTACCCCAGCACACGAAGTTGGCAGGAGGACGTCGGTGCTCTTCTCCAAGAAGAACCCCAAGACGGCCGGGCCCCCGAAGCGTCCTGGGCGGCCACCCAAGAACCGTGACAGCCAGCTGGTTGCAGGCCATGGGAACAGCCCCGTGGGACCCCCTCAGCTACCGATCATGGGGGGCTCCCAGCGTCAGCGCAAGAGGGTGAGGAGCCCACGCCCCAGCTCCAGCTCGGATAGTGACAGCGACAAATCGGCAGAGGATGCCCCGATTG ACTTGGCAGCCAATGGCTTCAGCAGTAGCAATCAGCGTGAGAGCTTCCTAGTCTACCGCAACGACTACAGCCTCCCACGCAGCAGCTCCGattcagagtccagcagcaccagcagTAGCAGTGCCGCCTCTGACCGCACCAG CACAACTCCCTCCAAACAAGGCAGGGGGAAGCCTTCTTTCTCTCGGGTGAATTTCCCAGAGGACAGCAGCGAGGACACATCAGGAACAGAAAATGAGTCCTACTCAGTGGGAACTGGCCGAGGCGTGGGCCATGGCA TGGTGCGGAAGAGCATCAGCCGATCAGCCGGCTGGCTGTCCGAAGACGAAGACTCTCCTCTGGATGCTCTGGACCTGGTGTGGGCCAAGTGCCGAGGTTACCCGTCTTACCCAGCACTG
- the BRPF1 gene encoding peregrin isoform X4: MGVDFDVKTFCHNLRATKPPYECPVGTCRKIYKSYSGIEYHLYHYDHDNPPPPQSTPLRKHKKKGRQSRTANKQSPSPSETSQSPGREIMTYAQAQRMVEVDLHGRVHRISIFDNLDVVSEDDEAPEEAPENNSNKENTETPSVAPKAGKHKNKEKRKDSNHHHHSASAGNTPKLPEAVYRELDQDTPDAPPRPTSYYRYIEKSAEELDEEVEYDMDEEDYIWLDIMNERRKTEGVTPIPQEVFEYLMDRLEKESYFESHNKGDPNALVDEDAVCCICNDGECQNSNVILFCDMCNLAVHQECYGVPYIPEGQWLCRRCLQSPSRAVDCALCPNKGGAFKQTDDGRWAHVVCALWIPEVCFANTVFLEPIDSIEHIPPARWKLTCYICKQRGSGACIQCHKANCYTAFHVTCAQQAGLYMKMEPVRETGANGTSFSVRKTAYCDIHTPPGSVRRLPALSHSEGEEEEEEEEEDGKGWSSEKVKKAKAKSRIKMKKARKILAEKRAAAPVVSVPCIPPHRLSKITNRLTIQRKSQFMQRLHSYWTLKRQSRNGVPLLRRLQTHLQSHRNCEQGRPAPPPPVSKTEQTLMFPQRDNTEDKNWALKEQLKSWQRLRHDLERARLLVELIRKREKLKRETIKIQQVALEMQLTPFLILLRRTLEQLQEKDTGNIFSQPVPLSEVPDYLDHIKKPMDFYTMKQKLEGYRYLNLDEFEEDFNLIVSNCLKYNAKDTIFYRAAVRLREQGGAVLRQARRQAEKMGIDFETGMHFPMAGEEAPPRSTENDEERLLLSENQKHLPLEDQLSLLLEHLSEVSTGKQSMGRCRRAKMIKKEITALRRKLAHRETGRDGHGERLTRIILPSHNPCEKDTQTDSAAEESSSQETGKGLGPNSSSTPAHEVGRRTSVLFSKKNPKTAGPPKRPGRPPKNRDSQLVAGHGNSPVGPPQLPIMGGSQRQRKRVRSPRPSSSSDSDSDKSAEDAPIDLAANGFSSSNQRESFLVYRNDYSLPRSSSDSESSSTSSSSAASDRTSTTPSKQGRGKPSFSRVNFPEDSSEDTSGTENESYSVGTGRGVGHGMVRKSISRSAGWLSEDEDSPLDALDLVWAKCRGYPSYPALIIDPKMPREGMFHHGVPIPVPPLEVLKLGEQMTQEAREHLYLVLFFDNKRTWQWLPRTKLVPLGVNQDLDKEKMLEGRKSNIRKSVQIAYHRAMQHRNKVQGEQSSDSSESD, translated from the exons ATGGGGGTGGACTTTGATGTGAAGACGTTCTGCCACAACTTGCGGGCGACCAAGCCGCCGTATGAGTGTCCTGTGGGGACCTGCCGGAAGATCTACAAGAGCTACAGTGGAATTGAGTACCACCTGTACCACTATGACCATGACAACCCGCCACCCCCACAGAGCACCCCTCTGCGCAAGCACAAGAAGAAAGGCAGACAGAGCCGCACCGCCAATAAGCAATCGCCCAGCCCCTCAGAGACCTCCCAGTCCCCGGGACGTGAGATCATGACCTACGCACAAGCGCAGCGCATGGTAGAGGTGGACCTGCATGGCCGCGTGCACCGCATCAGCATCTTTGACAACCTGGATGTGGTGTCAGAAGATGATGAGGCCCCCGAGGAGGCCCCTGAGAACAATAGCAATAAAGAGAACACGGAAACCCCATCAGTAGCTCCCAAAGCCGGCAAGCACAAGAACAAAGAGAAACGCAAGGACTCTAATCACCACCACCACAGTGCCTCGGCTGGCAATACGCCCAAGCTGCCAGAGGCTGTGTACCGCGAGCTGGACCAGGACACACCTGATGCGCCCCCTCGGCCCACCTCTTACTACAG ATACATTGAGAAGTCAGCCGAGGAGCTGGATGAGGAGGTGGAGTACGATATGGATGAGGAAGATTACATTTGGCTGGACATCATGAACGAGCGCCGGAAGACGGAAGGGGTGACCCCCATCCCCCAGGAAGTCTTTGAGTACTTGATGGACCGGTTAGAGAAGGAGTCctactttgagagccacaacaagGGCGACCCCAATGCGTTGGTGGACGAGGACGCTGTCTGCTGCATCTGCAACGATGGCGAATGCCAGAACAGCAATGTTATCCTCTTCTGCGACATGTGCAACTTGGCCGTGCACCAGGAGTGCTATGGCGTCCCTTACATCCCCGAGGGCCAGTGGTTATGCCGCCGCTGCCTACAGTCGCCTTCCAGGGCCGTGGACTGTGCTCTGTGCCCTAACAAAGGGGGTGCTTTTAAACAGACGGACGATGGGCGTTGGGCCCACGTAGTGTGCGCCCTCTGGATTCCAGAGGTGTGCTTTGCGAATACGGTGTTCCTGGAGCCCATCGACAGCATAGAACACATCCCCCCGGCCCGCTGGAAGCTGACCTGCTACATCTGCAAGCAGCGCGGCTCTGGGGCTTGTATCCAGTGCCACAAGGCAAACTGCTACACGGCGTTCCACGTCACCTGCGCCCAGCAGGCCGGGCTGTACATGAAAATGGAGCCGGTTCGGGAGACAGGAGCCAACGGCACCTCCTTCAGTGTCCGTAAGACTGCTTACTGTGACATCCACACGCCGCCAGGCTCTGTGCGGCGCCTGCCTGCCCTCTCGCACagtgaaggggaggaggaagaggaggaggaggaggaagatgggaaGGGCTGGAGCTCTGAGAAGGTGAAAAAGGCCAAGGCCAAGTCCCGGATTAAAATGAAGAAGGCAAGGAAGATTCTGGCGGAGAAGAGAGCAGCCGCTCCTGTAGTGTCCGTACCCTGCATCCCTCCCCACCG GCTCAGCAAGATCACCAACCGCCTGACCATCCAGAGGAAGAGCCAGTTCATGCAGCGGCTGCACAGCTACTGGACCCTCAAGAGGCAGTCCCGCAACGGGGTCCCCCTGCTGCGCCGGCTCCAAACGCACCTCCAGTCGCACCGGAACTGCGAGCAAGGGAgaccagcccctccccctcccgtgTCCAAAACGGAGCAG ACTCTGATGTTCCCGCAGCGAGACAACACAGAGGATAAGAACTGGGCCCTGAAAGAGCAGCTGAAATCCTGGCAGCGCCTCCGCCACGATCTGGAACGAGCGCGCTTGCTGGTGGAGTTAATTCGCAAGCGGGAGAAGCTCAAGAGAGAGACG ATCAAAATCCAGCAGGTGGCGCTCGAGATGCAGTTGACCCCCTTCCTCATCCTCCTGCGCCGGACCCTCGAGCAGCTCCAGGAGAAGGACACGGGCAACATCTTCAGCCAGCCGGTCCCGCTGTCTGAG GTCCCTGACTACCTGGACCACATAAAGAAGCCAATGGACTTCTACAccatgaagcagaagctggaggGCTATCGCTACCTGAATCTGGACGAATTTGAGGAGGACTTCAACCTGATCGTCAGCAACTGCCTGAAGTACAACGCCAAAGACACCATCTTCTACCGGGCCGCCGTCCGGTTGCGGGAGCAAGGTGGGGCCGTGTTGCGGCAGGCCCGCCGGCAAGCAGAGAAGATGGGCATCGATTTTGAGACGGGCATGCACTTCCCCATGGCTGGGGAGGAGGCACCTCCGCGGAGCACTGAGAACg ACGAGGAGCGGCTGCTGTTGTCCGAGAACCAGAAGCACTTGCCCCTGGAAGACCAGCTAAGCCTCCTCCTGGAGCATCTGTCGGAGGTGAGCACTGGGAAGCAGAGTATGGGCCGCTGTCGCCGAGCCAAGATGATCAAGAAGGAGATCACGGCGTTGCGGCGCAAGCTGGCGCATCGGGAGACAGGGAGAGATGGCCATGGGGAGAGATTGACCCGCATCATTCTGCCGAGCCACAATCCGTGTGAGAAGGACACTCAGACTGACAGCGCTGCAGAGGAGAGTAGCAGCCAGGAAACTGGCAAAG GCCTCGGCCCCAACTCCTCTTCTACCCCAGCACACGAAGTTGGCAGGAGGACGTCGGTGCTCTTCTCCAAGAAGAACCCCAAGACGGCCGGGCCCCCGAAGCGTCCTGGGCGGCCACCCAAGAACCGTGACAGCCAGCTGGTTGCAGGCCATGGGAACAGCCCCGTGGGACCCCCTCAGCTACCGATCATGGGGGGCTCCCAGCGTCAGCGCAAGAGGGTGAGGAGCCCACGCCCCAGCTCCAGCTCGGATAGTGACAGCGACAAATCGGCAGAGGATGCCCCGATTG ACTTGGCAGCCAATGGCTTCAGCAGTAGCAATCAGCGTGAGAGCTTCCTAGTCTACCGCAACGACTACAGCCTCCCACGCAGCAGCTCCGattcagagtccagcagcaccagcagTAGCAGTGCCGCCTCTGACCGCACCAG CACAACTCCCTCCAAACAAGGCAGGGGGAAGCCTTCTTTCTCTCGGGTGAATTTCCCAGAGGACAGCAGCGAGGACACATCAGGAACAGAAAATGAGTCCTACTCAGTGGGAACTGGCCGAGGCGTGGGCCATGGCA TGGTGCGGAAGAGCATCAGCCGATCAGCCGGCTGGCTGTCCGAAGACGAAGACTCTCCTCTGGATGCTCTGGACCTGGTGTGGGCCAAGTGCCGAGGTTACCCGTCTTACCCAGCACTG